One part of the Mariniflexile litorale genome encodes these proteins:
- a CDS encoding sigma 54-interacting response regulator, which yields MNKNILIVEDEFIVANDLACFLKNQNYNIIGIASSVNEALQLIDKQMPYMVLLDIHLKGKLTGIDLAKKLQVMGIPFIYLSAYSNKTILDEAKATKPYGFLVKPFREKDLLITLEIASYHVEHNLNFNSQLEQQLIEKLNRIPKHPKWEDTFTEIAKAFQTNIPFDYLQMGLKGDHINLSLGFNRIGLQDYQIIGLQEFSNISREDITTLKKIQAEGMFEDVSEIFNNAQFEELQVKYPFEKLIANCFQAQSSMFVSFDFGENLKLNLSFYNRKNEVFLRTQLDVIQKFSTIFIKILSPLLESETQNIETTIQPKIPITSTEQYIGFKKIIGNSFQLLNIFDDIKRVAPMTTSVLIMGESGTGKELFAKSIHEFSPRSNKPFVVINCGAIPENLIESTLFGHDKGAFTGATETRIGKFEQANGGTIFLDEIGEMPLEMQVKLLRVLQEKEIERIGTNKTISIDVRVIAATNKNLEEAVEAGKFRLDLYYRLHVFPINTPSLRDRKDDIPVLVDYFIAKFSNVKMDVSHFVLQKMIDYSWPGNIRELENYIERSVLLAKGSTINELHKPLNTINIKNSNSASNELKPLADMERDYILSVLKLCKGKVYGEGGASEILKIPTSTLNSKIKKLGIKKGDIY from the coding sequence ATGAACAAAAACATATTAATTGTAGAAGATGAATTTATTGTAGCCAATGACTTGGCATGCTTTTTAAAAAATCAAAATTATAATATTATTGGGATAGCATCTTCTGTTAATGAAGCCCTTCAGCTTATTGATAAACAAATGCCCTATATGGTATTATTGGATATTCATTTAAAGGGGAAATTGACGGGTATTGATTTAGCGAAAAAACTTCAGGTAATGGGTATTCCTTTCATATACCTTTCAGCTTATTCTAATAAAACAATATTAGACGAAGCTAAAGCGACCAAACCCTATGGGTTTTTAGTAAAACCCTTTAGAGAAAAAGACCTTCTTATTACTTTAGAAATTGCATCATACCATGTTGAGCATAATCTTAATTTTAACTCTCAGTTAGAACAACAACTCATTGAAAAACTGAATAGAATTCCTAAACATCCAAAATGGGAAGATACATTCACTGAAATTGCTAAAGCATTTCAAACAAATATTCCTTTCGATTATTTACAGATGGGTCTAAAAGGTGACCATATAAACTTATCCTTAGGTTTTAATAGAATTGGTCTTCAAGATTACCAAATTATTGGTCTTCAAGAATTTTCTAACATATCACGAGAAGACATAACTACCCTTAAAAAAATACAAGCAGAAGGAATGTTTGAAGATGTGTCAGAGATTTTTAACAATGCCCAATTTGAAGAGTTACAGGTTAAGTATCCGTTTGAAAAGCTTATAGCGAACTGCTTTCAGGCACAATCTAGTATGTTTGTTTCTTTTGATTTTGGAGAAAACTTAAAACTCAACCTTTCTTTTTACAATAGGAAAAATGAAGTTTTTCTAAGAACACAATTAGATGTAATTCAAAAATTCAGTACTATTTTTATAAAAATACTGTCGCCCTTATTAGAATCAGAAACACAAAATATAGAAACAACAATACAGCCTAAAATACCAATCACGTCTACTGAGCAATACATAGGTTTTAAAAAAATAATAGGAAATAGCTTTCAGCTACTTAACATCTTTGATGATATAAAACGAGTGGCTCCCATGACAACTTCAGTGTTAATTATGGGTGAAAGTGGAACAGGGAAAGAATTATTTGCAAAAAGCATCCACGAATTTTCACCCCGTTCAAACAAACCGTTTGTAGTAATCAATTGTGGCGCCATACCAGAAAATTTAATCGAGTCTACTTTATTTGGTCATGACAAAGGTGCGTTTACAGGAGCTACAGAAACTCGAATTGGTAAATTTGAACAAGCAAATGGAGGTACTATTTTTTTAGATGAAATAGGAGAAATGCCCTTAGAAATGCAGGTGAAACTTTTACGGGTTTTACAAGAAAAGGAAATTGAACGTATAGGTACCAATAAAACCATTTCCATAGATGTGAGAGTCATTGCTGCAACTAATAAAAATTTAGAAGAAGCGGTTGAAGCAGGGAAGTTTAGGCTGGATCTTTATTATAGATTACATGTTTTTCCGATTAACACACCTTCATTAAGAGATAGAAAAGATGATATCCCTGTTTTAGTCGACTATTTTATCGCTAAATTTTCCAATGTGAAAATGGATGTATCCCATTTTGTGCTCCAAAAAATGATAGATTATTCTTGGCCAGGAAACATTCGGGAGTTAGAGAACTACATAGAAAGAAGTGTTTTATTAGCAAAAGGCAGTACTATAAATGAGTTACACAAACCTCTTAACACTATAAATATTAAAAATAGTAATAGTGCATCTAATGAATTAAAACCGCTTGCAGACATGGAACGCGATTATATATTATCTGTTTTAAAATTATGTAAAGGCAAAGTTTATGGTGAAGGTGGAGCTTCTGAAATATTAAAAATACCAACGTCTACTTTGAATTCTAAAATAAAAAAGTTGGGTATAAAAAAGGGTGATATTTATTAA
- a CDS encoding histidine kinase dimerization/phosphoacceptor domain -containing protein encodes MNVKKVVLIFFLIVACKKQQQETSKNVDLKKFDTGLLESTIDSLLNIGSGYLNKSESADSAFYYFEKSLKLSQSSNNKYLENKSLHYLAKLAFKENDYPKGIENYTRVINYFNKTNDQWSEANTLMELGNALFLKENKIKSYEEINEIFNKSLSIYSKLDSKKNQADVLNHMAHCYLNDGKLILANNKLLEALALYKSVNYRNLHHTYHLLQLVQNIQGNLEKSLYYSLECVKSMESTKDTLNAQLYYHFVGENYSAIGNHEKSLEWYHKAIKIKSPEDRTLLYHIINIASKELLILNRKQEALDLILSVAPLDASSNQPTIEEAKGYVYDAVGNKKLAEKHFANMIALYQKDSENTPVPRHVSLAYLKIGTFYVEQEYYTKAKVLLLKSLEFPAGTSSVSNKVKANLMLFKTDSALGNYKSAIKYYQRYKELNDSIFNETKSRQIEELQIQYETVKKEHDIQSLKNENLIQNSKLAKTTILKNFVFGGLILFFIVSLLLYRSYNSKQRTNRLLVSQKGEIAQQNTSLQELLKEKEWLLKEIHHRVKNNLQIVMSLLNTQSNYIKNPEAFSAIKNSQHRLFAISLIHQKLYKTENATLIDMNSYIKDLIGYLKDSLDMNSNIDFKLEIEHIMLQENQSIPVGLILNEAITNAIKYAFPNQEKGMITVIMKKQINNYFISIKDNGVGIPDSFSWHTSSSLGMTLIKGLTNQLDGDFKIKNKEGTLIEIVFVNKTFSDIYTQNF; translated from the coding sequence ATGAATGTGAAAAAAGTAGTTTTAATTTTCTTTCTTATTGTTGCTTGTAAAAAACAACAACAAGAAACTTCTAAAAATGTAGATTTAAAAAAATTTGATACAGGGCTATTAGAATCTACAATAGATTCTTTATTAAATATTGGAAGTGGCTATTTAAATAAATCCGAAAGTGCTGATAGTGCGTTCTATTATTTTGAAAAATCTTTAAAACTTTCTCAATCTAGTAATAATAAATATTTAGAAAATAAAAGCCTGCATTATCTAGCAAAACTGGCATTTAAAGAAAATGATTATCCTAAAGGAATTGAAAATTATACCCGTGTTATTAATTATTTTAATAAAACAAATGACCAATGGAGTGAAGCAAATACTTTGATGGAACTGGGTAATGCTTTATTTCTTAAAGAAAATAAAATAAAGAGTTACGAAGAAATAAATGAAATATTTAATAAGTCCTTAAGTATCTATTCAAAACTAGATTCAAAAAAAAATCAAGCAGATGTTTTGAATCATATGGCGCATTGTTATTTAAACGACGGAAAGTTAATATTAGCTAACAACAAATTGTTAGAAGCTTTAGCATTATATAAATCTGTCAATTACCGAAATCTACACCACACCTATCATTTACTACAGTTAGTTCAAAATATTCAAGGCAATTTGGAGAAAAGTCTTTATTATTCGCTTGAGTGTGTTAAAAGCATGGAAAGCACAAAGGATACTTTAAATGCCCAATTATATTATCATTTTGTAGGCGAAAATTATAGCGCCATAGGCAATCATGAAAAAAGTTTAGAATGGTATCATAAGGCTATTAAAATAAAAAGTCCTGAAGACAGAACATTGTTATATCACATTATCAATATTGCAAGTAAAGAATTACTCATTTTAAATAGAAAACAAGAAGCTTTAGATCTCATTTTAAGCGTTGCTCCTTTAGATGCATCATCAAATCAACCTACCATAGAAGAAGCTAAAGGTTATGTTTACGATGCAGTGGGAAATAAAAAATTAGCAGAAAAACATTTTGCTAATATGATAGCACTTTATCAAAAAGACTCTGAAAACACCCCTGTGCCCAGACATGTTTCATTAGCATATCTTAAAATAGGCACATTCTATGTAGAGCAAGAATACTATACTAAGGCTAAAGTACTTCTTTTAAAATCTTTAGAATTTCCAGCAGGAACTTCTAGTGTTTCTAATAAAGTAAAAGCAAACTTAATGTTGTTTAAAACAGATTCCGCTTTAGGAAATTATAAATCTGCCATAAAATATTATCAAAGATATAAGGAATTAAATGATTCCATTTTTAATGAAACAAAAAGTAGACAAATTGAAGAATTACAAATTCAGTATGAAACCGTAAAAAAAGAACATGATATCCAATCTTTAAAAAATGAAAATTTAATTCAGAATAGTAAATTAGCAAAAACAACCATTTTGAAAAATTTTGTATTTGGAGGATTAATTCTTTTTTTTATAGTTAGCCTTTTGCTGTATCGAAGTTATAATAGTAAACAACGAACAAATCGTTTACTTGTAAGTCAAAAAGGAGAGATCGCACAACAAAATACATCGCTTCAAGAACTGTTGAAGGAAAAGGAGTGGCTTCTAAAAGAAATTCACCATCGTGTTAAGAACAACCTTCAAATAGTTATGAGTCTACTTAATACACAATCTAATTATATTAAAAATCCAGAAGCATTTTCAGCTATAAAAAATAGCCAACATCGATTATTTGCTATTTCTTTAATTCATCAAAAACTTTATAAAACAGAGAATGCCACACTTATTGATATGAATTCTTATATAAAAGATTTAATAGGCTATTTAAAAGATAGTTTAGATATGAATTCTAATATTGATTTTAAGTTAGAGATAGAACATATTATGTTACAAGAAAATCAATCGATTCCTGTGGGTTTAATTTTAAACGAAGCGATTACAAATGCCATAAAATATGCTTTCCCAAATCAAGAAAAAGGAATGATTACCGTAATAATGAAAAAACAAATAAACAATTATTTTATATCCATTAAAGACAATGGTGTTGGTATTCCAGATTCATTTTCATGGCATACGTCGTCTTCATTAGGAATGACTTTAATTAAAGGGCTTACTAATCAACTAGATGGGGATTTTAAGATAAAAAATAAAGAAGGAACCTTAATCGAAATAGTATTTGTAAACAAGACATTTTCTGATATTTATACTCAAAATTTTTAA
- a CDS encoding alpha/beta hydrolase, which translates to MGKLKLKDGTEIYYKDWGTGQPLVFHHGWPLSSDDWDLQMIFFVNQGYRVIAHDRRGHGRSTQTAIGNDMDTYASDVAEIAEALDLKNAIHIGHSTGGGEVIRYAAKFGKGRIAKAVLISAVTPIMVKTDHYPDGVPMQVFDEIRLNTATNRTQYFRDFTTPFFGYNRKGAKVSQAVMDNWWRQGMMGGIKAHYDCIKAFSETDFTEDLKSVDIPVLVMHGDDDQIVPIASTAEIAVKLLKNGKLISYPGFPHGMPTTEADTINKDLLDFIKS; encoded by the coding sequence ATGGGAAAATTAAAATTAAAAGACGGAACAGAAATTTATTACAAAGATTGGGGCACAGGACAACCTCTTGTTTTTCATCATGGATGGCCACTATCAAGCGATGACTGGGATTTACAAATGATATTTTTTGTGAATCAAGGTTACAGAGTTATTGCGCATGATCGTAGAGGTCATGGTCGCTCCACCCAAACAGCCATTGGAAATGACATGGATACCTATGCTTCTGATGTTGCTGAAATTGCTGAAGCACTCGATTTAAAAAATGCTATACACATTGGGCATTCCACAGGTGGTGGTGAAGTCATTCGGTATGCTGCTAAATTTGGAAAAGGTCGTATTGCCAAAGCGGTGCTAATAAGTGCTGTTACACCTATCATGGTTAAAACAGATCATTATCCAGATGGCGTTCCTATGCAAGTATTTGATGAAATCCGCTTAAATACGGCTACAAATCGTACTCAGTATTTTCGAGACTTTACAACTCCGTTCTTTGGGTATAATCGCAAAGGCGCAAAAGTATCTCAAGCCGTTATGGATAATTGGTGGCGTCAAGGTATGATGGGTGGCATCAAAGCACATTATGATTGTATCAAAGCCTTTTCTGAAACAGATTTCACAGAAGATTTAAAAAGTGTGGATATTCCTGTATTGGTTATGCATGGAGATGATGATCAAATAGTGCCTATTGCATCAACCGCCGAAATTGCTGTAAAGCTTTTAAAAAACGGAAAACTCATTTCATATCCTGGCTTTCCTCATGGTATGCCAACAACGGAAGCTGACACTATAAATAAAGATTTATTAGACTTTATAAAATCTTAA
- a CDS encoding Crp/Fnr family transcriptional regulator, whose product MHSTIDHNISKFVSFTDEELNIFHELLTIKTVSKKEYLLQEGDICEFEAFVIQGCLRKYYINENGAEVIVQFAIEDSWTSDIASFSDHKPSHFFIEALENCKLLILTPTSKEKLLSSVPKFERVFRILVQRHLSVTQDRLVNTIAKTAPEKYLDFLEHYPTIPQRVAQHYIASYLGISAEFLSKVRKRLAKPNN is encoded by the coding sequence ATGCATTCAACCATAGACCATAATATATCAAAATTTGTTTCATTTACAGATGAAGAATTAAACATATTTCATGAGCTATTAACTATAAAAACAGTTTCTAAAAAAGAATACTTGTTACAAGAAGGTGATATTTGCGAGTTTGAAGCTTTTGTAATACAAGGATGTTTAAGAAAATATTATATCAATGAAAATGGTGCTGAAGTGATTGTCCAATTCGCTATTGAAGACAGTTGGACAAGTGATATCGCTAGTTTTTCAGATCATAAACCCAGCCATTTCTTTATTGAAGCATTAGAAAATTGTAAACTTTTAATTTTAACACCTACTAGTAAAGAAAAATTACTTTCAAGTGTTCCTAAATTCGAGCGTGTTTTTCGAATTTTAGTACAACGTCATCTATCTGTTACACAAGATCGTTTGGTAAATACAATTGCCAAAACAGCTCCCGAGAAATATCTTGATTTTTTAGAACATTATCCTACGATTCCCCAAAGAGTTGCCCAACATTACATTGCTTCCTATTTAGGTATTTCTGCCGAATTTTTAAGTAAAGTTAGAAAACGACTTGCTAAACCTAATAATTAG
- a CDS encoding alpha/beta hydrolase encodes MNASKKVYFITGAFVNSTSWDLWKAYFESKGYYVVIPIWPTKEGTTKILKDKHPDSILGTLTLHELFTFYSELIKQEKEKPIAIGHSVGGLIVQILLQENLLSLGVAIHSAAPKGVISFQFSFFKSLWKPFGMFKSKNTPHLMSLEEWQYAFTNNMSLYDQKETYEKFLIPESRRIIRGLFTNAAKVKFNKKMQPLLFVAGSHDNLMPANLNFLNYKKYKNSISVTDYKEFEGINHFVLGGKHWEQTANYIINWVKQHEN; translated from the coding sequence ATGAATGCTAGTAAGAAAGTTTATTTTATAACGGGTGCTTTTGTTAATAGTACGAGTTGGGATCTATGGAAAGCCTACTTTGAATCGAAAGGATACTATGTTGTAATTCCAATTTGGCCTACTAAAGAAGGAACAACAAAAATATTAAAAGATAAACATCCTGATTCCATTTTAGGGACACTCACACTACATGAACTCTTTACTTTTTATTCAGAATTAATTAAACAAGAAAAGGAAAAACCAATAGCTATAGGTCATTCGGTAGGCGGCTTAATTGTTCAGATATTACTTCAAGAAAATCTTTTATCTCTGGGAGTTGCTATTCATTCCGCTGCTCCAAAAGGAGTCATCAGTTTCCAGTTTTCTTTTTTCAAATCACTTTGGAAACCTTTTGGAATGTTTAAATCAAAAAACACGCCCCATTTAATGTCTTTAGAAGAATGGCAATATGCATTTACGAATAACATGAGTTTATATGATCAAAAAGAGACTTACGAAAAATTCCTAATTCCTGAATCAAGAAGAATTATTAGAGGACTCTTTACAAACGCTGCTAAAGTTAAGTTTAATAAAAAAATGCAGCCTTTGCTTTTCGTTGCTGGTAGTCATGACAACTTAATGCCTGCTAACTTAAATTTTCTGAACTACAAAAAATATAAAAATTCAATATCTGTAACCGATTATAAGGAATTTGAAGGAATCAATCATTTTGTTTTGGGAGGAAAACATTGGGAACAAACGGCTAATTATATAATCAATTGGGTAAAACAACATGAGAATTAA
- a CDS encoding YceI family protein: MATTKWTIDPTHSEIGFKVKHMMFTNVSGKFQEFEASAETEDGFFTNTNFEFTAKSNSISTGNADRDKHLVSGDFFDVENHPTISFKSKSYTKISEGAYKLIGDLTLRGVTNSVTLDVEFHGTAKDPWGNEKAGFGINGKINRKDWGLNWNSALEAGGVLVGEEIKLNIELQFVKQ; encoded by the coding sequence ATGGCAACTACAAAATGGACAATTGATCCAACACACTCAGAAATTGGTTTTAAAGTAAAACACATGATGTTTACTAACGTTTCAGGAAAGTTTCAAGAATTTGAAGCATCTGCTGAAACCGAAGATGGTTTTTTTACAAACACAAACTTTGAATTTACTGCTAAGTCTAATTCTATATCTACAGGGAATGCAGATAGAGATAAGCATTTAGTAAGTGGTGATTTCTTTGATGTTGAAAATCATCCAACAATAAGTTTTAAATCAAAATCTTACACTAAAATATCTGAAGGAGCGTATAAACTCATAGGAGATTTAACGCTACGAGGTGTTACAAACTCAGTAACTCTAGATGTTGAATTTCATGGTACTGCCAAAGACCCATGGGGAAATGAAAAAGCTGGATTTGGGATAAATGGAAAAATAAACCGAAAAGATTGGGGATTAAACTGGAATTCTGCACTTGAAGCTGGTGGCGTTTTAGTTGGTGAAGAAATTAAATTAAACATAGAACTACAGTTCGTAAAACAATAA
- a CDS encoding hydrolase — protein MKTLFSTLIIAFISTLGFAQKPSSELLNPTNHALVLIDHEGQMAFATSSISITELRNNTAIVAGASKIFNIPTVVTTVAEESFSGPVFPEIEEFYPQATSNYIDRTTMNTWEDVNAYKAITGKGKKKLVLAGLWTSVCIVGPALSAKAEGYDVYVITDASGDVSKEAHEQAVSRMIQAGVKPMTSMQYLLELQRDWARSETYVPVTNLVKKYGGAYGFGIVYAHKMLKH, from the coding sequence ATGAAAACATTATTTTCAACACTCATCATTGCTTTTATAAGCACATTAGGATTTGCTCAAAAACCAAGTTCAGAACTTTTAAATCCAACAAACCATGCATTGGTTTTAATTGATCATGAAGGTCAAATGGCGTTTGCAACCTCAAGTATTTCAATTACAGAGCTTAGAAACAATACAGCCATAGTAGCTGGTGCATCAAAAATATTTAATATACCTACTGTGGTAACAACGGTGGCAGAAGAATCTTTTAGTGGGCCTGTCTTTCCAGAAATTGAAGAATTTTATCCACAAGCAACGTCTAATTACATAGATAGAACAACGATGAATACATGGGAAGATGTAAATGCCTATAAAGCAATCACAGGAAAAGGTAAAAAGAAACTAGTTCTGGCAGGCTTATGGACGAGTGTATGTATTGTTGGTCCAGCACTATCTGCAAAAGCTGAAGGCTATGATGTGTATGTGATTACGGATGCTAGTGGTGATGTTTCTAAAGAAGCGCATGAACAAGCTGTTTCAAGAATGATACAAGCCGGTGTAAAACCAATGACCTCCATGCAATATCTTTTAGAATTACAAAGAGATTGGGCACGAAGTGAGACTTATGTACCAGTAACCAATTTAGTTAAAAAGTATGGTGGTGCTTATGGCTTTGGAATTGTTTATGCTCATAAAATGTTAAAACATTAA
- a CDS encoding amidohydrolase: MKTLSKIIMLFFLVGFMACKNKTEQSLEAPADLIVYNAKVTLEKEGDFAEAFAVKDGNFYKIGNSDDILKLRGENTQVVDAKGKTVIPGLNDSHTHLIREGLNYNSELRWDGVTTIPEALKMLKEQSERTPEGQWVRVIGGWGEFQFKERRLPTLEEINAAVPDKPVYIMYLYSLGYLNQKGIETLGYNASTKYPGGEIEFKNGKPTGLLVAKPSALILYKTLTKLPKLSYEEQLNSTLHYYRELNRLGVTSAIDAGGGGQYYPNNYSVSKELAEQGKLNVRTSYYLFAVDKGTEKEFFNTWVNQLKSGANDDMFKPNGYTYEGAGENLTWEAADFENFLEPRPELHDVMESELDSIVTIIAKNQAPFRIHATYNESIERFLNVFENVDKKYPFLNKVRWIIDHAETINDANLQRIKRLGGGIAVQDRMLFQGEYFVDRYGAEAAKHTPPIAKIIDMGIPLGFGTDGTRVASYNPMLTLYWAISGKTWGGFQLYDNNNKISRYKALEVFTSGSAWFSNEETVKGFIKKGMYADFAILSDDYFTMPEEAIKNLTSHLTVVNGKVVYAANDFKSLDPAIPEVIPSWSPVKYFGGYQNNK; this comes from the coding sequence ATGAAAACACTATCTAAAATAATAATGCTATTTTTTCTTGTCGGTTTTATGGCTTGTAAAAATAAAACAGAACAATCTCTGGAGGCTCCTGCAGACTTAATAGTTTATAATGCGAAAGTAACTCTAGAAAAAGAAGGCGATTTTGCTGAAGCCTTTGCTGTAAAAGACGGAAATTTCTATAAAATTGGAAATTCAGATGACATACTAAAACTTAGAGGAGAAAATACGCAAGTCGTTGATGCTAAAGGCAAAACAGTTATTCCTGGACTTAATGATTCCCATACGCATTTAATTAGAGAAGGATTGAATTACAATTCTGAATTGCGATGGGATGGTGTAACAACCATACCAGAAGCTTTAAAAATGCTAAAAGAACAATCCGAAAGAACTCCAGAAGGACAATGGGTTCGTGTTATTGGAGGTTGGGGTGAATTTCAATTTAAAGAAAGACGCTTACCAACTCTTGAAGAAATTAACGCAGCTGTACCAGACAAACCAGTATACATTATGTATTTGTACTCTCTAGGGTATTTAAACCAAAAAGGCATTGAAACCTTGGGTTATAACGCTTCAACAAAATATCCGGGAGGTGAAATTGAATTTAAAAATGGAAAACCAACTGGATTGCTTGTTGCAAAACCAAGTGCGCTCATACTTTATAAAACCCTCACAAAGCTTCCAAAACTGTCTTATGAAGAGCAGTTGAATTCAACACTTCATTATTACAGAGAATTAAACCGATTAGGTGTTACAAGTGCTATTGATGCTGGTGGAGGTGGTCAATATTATCCTAACAATTACAGTGTTTCAAAAGAACTAGCTGAACAAGGAAAACTCAATGTAAGAACATCCTATTATCTGTTTGCTGTTGATAAAGGAACTGAAAAGGAGTTTTTTAACACCTGGGTAAATCAACTAAAATCTGGTGCTAATGATGATATGTTTAAACCTAACGGCTATACCTATGAAGGTGCTGGAGAAAACTTAACATGGGAAGCTGCCGATTTTGAAAACTTTTTGGAACCCAGACCTGAATTGCACGATGTCATGGAAAGTGAATTGGATTCCATAGTGACCATCATTGCTAAAAATCAAGCACCTTTTAGAATTCATGCAACGTATAACGAATCTATTGAACGTTTTTTAAATGTCTTTGAAAATGTTGATAAAAAATACCCGTTTTTAAATAAAGTACGATGGATTATAGATCATGCTGAAACTATAAACGATGCCAATCTTCAACGCATAAAACGTTTGGGTGGTGGTATTGCTGTGCAAGACAGAATGCTTTTTCAAGGGGAATACTTTGTAGATCGTTATGGGGCTGAAGCTGCAAAACACACGCCTCCTATTGCAAAAATTATAGATATGGGAATCCCTCTTGGTTTTGGTACCGATGGAACCCGAGTAGCTAGTTACAACCCTATGCTAACGCTATACTGGGCTATTTCGGGGAAAACATGGGGAGGTTTTCAATTGTACGATAACAATAATAAAATTTCAAGGTATAAAGCTCTTGAAGTTTTTACTAGCGGAAGTGCTTGGTTTTCTAATGAAGAAACGGTAAAAGGTTTTATTAAAAAAGGGATGTATGCAGATTTTGCAATTCTTTCAGATGATTATTTCACGATGCCAGAAGAGGCTATTAAAAATTTAACCTCCCATTTAACGGTAGTGAATGGTAAAGTGGTATATGCTGCAAACGATTTTAAGTCTCTAGACCCTGCTATACCCGAAGTAATTCCTAGTTGGTCTCCTGTTAAATATTTTGGTGGTTATCAAAATAACAAATAA
- a CDS encoding phosphoribosylpyrophosphate synthetase has product MRSYDTLTEAINSKQTEGYTFDFNLKSSILECKTLNKTFKPNEFNVDVFYRFEGDSNPDDSSILYAIQTACGIKGLLVDAYGVYSDSLTAEMIQKLKISH; this is encoded by the coding sequence ATGAGAAGTTACGATACGCTAACGGAAGCCATAAATTCAAAGCAAACAGAGGGTTATACTTTTGATTTTAACTTGAAAAGTTCCATATTGGAATGCAAAACTTTAAATAAAACATTTAAACCTAATGAGTTTAATGTCGATGTATTTTATCGATTTGAAGGCGATTCAAATCCTGATGATTCTTCTATCCTTTATGCCATTCAAACAGCATGTGGCATTAAAGGTTTATTGGTTGATGCCTATGGTGTTTATAGTGATTCTTTAACTGCTGAAATGATTCAAAAACTAAAAATTAGTCACTAA
- a CDS encoding DoxX family protein → MKQFLKKMTTTALEGKQVHAALLFFRIIVSLELIIVHGFKKIGIGVEVSEMVPNPLGLPEGINEFLAISANIGFPVFIILGVFTRLSVLPILAVTLTGYFILHAHDALLIKDVPFMYSVFFLFILIIGPGKYSIDAFIHKKISP, encoded by the coding sequence ATGAAACAGTTTTTAAAAAAAATGACCACAACCGCTTTAGAAGGAAAACAAGTTCATGCAGCACTTCTGTTTTTTAGGATAATAGTGTCGCTAGAACTTATTATTGTACATGGTTTTAAAAAAATTGGAATTGGCGTTGAAGTATCAGAAATGGTGCCTAATCCTTTAGGTTTACCAGAAGGAATCAATGAGTTTCTAGCCATAAGTGCCAATATAGGGTTTCCTGTTTTTATCATTCTAGGGGTATTTACGCGGTTATCCGTACTGCCCATTTTGGCAGTAACGCTTACGGGCTATTTTATCCTTCATGCTCATGACGCTTTATTGATTAAAGATGTGCCATTTATGTACTCCGTTTTCTTTCTATTTATACTAATAATAGGACCTGGTAAATATTCCATTGATGCTTTCATCCATAAAAAAATATCACCATGA
- a CDS encoding DMT family transporter encodes MKTQLILILTAIIAGAVLPFQAVLNIQLGKTVHQPVFAAFASFVIGSIGLLIYLVIIKFDFSTISQVKNASSVVWLAGLLGAFYVAAVIVLAPKLGTALTFGLVVAGQMTVSLILDHHGFLGLPIKEINWQRVAGVILLLIGVVIIRKY; translated from the coding sequence ATGAAAACACAATTAATTTTAATTCTAACGGCCATAATAGCGGGTGCTGTTTTACCATTTCAAGCCGTATTAAACATTCAACTTGGCAAAACCGTACATCAACCCGTTTTTGCTGCATTTGCATCTTTTGTAATAGGTTCTATTGGGTTGCTAATCTATTTAGTAATTATAAAATTTGATTTCTCAACAATTTCACAAGTAAAAAACGCCTCATCGGTGGTGTGGTTAGCGGGTCTTTTAGGAGCGTTTTATGTAGCTGCAGTCATAGTTTTAGCTCCTAAACTGGGCACTGCTTTAACTTTTGGTTTGGTCGTTGCAGGACAAATGACAGTATCTTTAATTTTAGATCATCATGGGTTTTTGGGGTTACCAATAAAGGAAATTAATTGGCAAAGAGTAGCAGGTGTTATTTTACTATTAATAGGAGTCGTTATCATTCGGAAATATTGA